From the Lathyrus oleraceus cultivar Zhongwan6 chromosome 4, CAAS_Psat_ZW6_1.0, whole genome shotgun sequence genome, one window contains:
- the LOC127136313 gene encoding F-box/kelch-repeat protein At3g06240-like — MNKHKHVSVVAGTNEKVKLRKELHIHDDVAISILLKLCIKSLRRFECVCKSWSLLFDNPNFMTLYRKVFLTKDHPYYDHTSLLLHGMFTPSKAFELYSVAGDRFENKVKLEWPRVKYDQPISVYTLLKQNEYNCVPNFNILGSCSVNGILCLIPPFRPKTVVLWNPSINDFKVISPSFVNDNHSFHIHHGFGYDRHTDDYKVIYEVMCYRQIFGMKDLWKIYSLRTNSWRILDLNMHHKFMDVQQLYMDGLSHWMCKSETHDGTYLLSFDWSNEVFITTSIPSDIDDNFVPSVRKHFMLLKGSIALILNFEEKATFHISVLGEVSVKESWTKMFIIGPIPCLMYPIGEGKKGDMMFVKEDGGLVLFNLNTQAIEEGLGIKTNRFHCTILVHRENLIPFEGKVYSNIFVFYEAILKDFMTHQCAGYGYPTSSKSSEDYKISQTWCKKDLEKNIPSIMPNGPEIASPGSHGEGTSRGNNNHDQSTYDKNNYIARPPIFNGDSTEF, encoded by the exons ATGAACAAGCACAAGCACGTGAGTGTGGTTGCAGGGACGAATGAAAAGGTAAAGTTAAGAAAAGAATTACACATACACGATGATGTTGCAATTTCCATTCTATTAAAATTGTGTATTAAATCTTTGAGGAGATTTGAATGTGTTTGTAAATCATGGTCCCTCTTATTTGATAATCCTAATTTCATGACTTTGTACCGCAAAGTTTTCTTAACAAAGGATCATCCTTATTATGATCATACATCTCTTCTTCTACATGGGATGTTTACTCCTTCAAAAGCATTTGAATTGTATTCTGTTGCTGGGGATAGGTTTGAGAATAAGGTCAAGTTAGAGTGGCCTAGGGTGAAATATGATCAACCAATATCTGTATATACTCTTTTAAAACAAAATGAGTATAATTGTGTTCCTAATTTTAACATTTTAGGTTCATGTAGTGTTAATGGGATCCTTTGTCTAATCCCGCCATTCCGACCGAAAACGGTTGTACTGTGGAATCCATCTATTAATGACTTTAAGGTTATTTCCCCTAGTTTTGTTAATGATAATCATTCTTTTCATATTCATCATGGGTTTGGTTATGACCGTCACACAGACGATTATAAAGTGATTTATGAAGTGATGTGTTATAGACAAATATTTGGTATGAAAGATCTTTGGAAGATATATAGTCTAAGAACCAACTCTTGGAGAATACTCGATCTTAATATGCATCACAAGTTTATGGATGTACAACAATTGTACATGGATGGACTCTCTCATTGGATGTGCAAAAGTGAAACACATGACGGAACATATCTGCTGTCATTTGACTGGAGCAATGAAGTTTTCATTACGACATCGATACCCTCAGACATTGATGACAACTTTGTGCCATCAGTAAGGAAACACTTCATGTTATTGAAGGGCTCTATTGCTTTGATATTAAATTTCGAAGAGAAGGCTACATTTCACATTTCAGTTTTGGGAGAAGTTAGTGTAAAGGAATCATGGACTAAAATGTTTATTATAGGGCCCATCCCTTGCCTTATGTATCCTATTGGAGAGGGAAAGAAGGGTGATATGATGTTCGTTAAAGAAGATGGTGGACTGGTTTTGTTCAACTTAAATACCCAAGCGATTGAGGAGGGCCTTGGTATTAAAACAAATAGATTTCATTGTACGATACTAGTTCATAGAGAAAACCTTATTCCGTTTGAAGGAAAGG TTTATAGCAACATCTTTGTATTTTATGAGGCAATATTAAAGGATTTCATGACGCAT CAG TGTGCTGGATATGGTTATCCAACTTCTAGTAAGTCCTCCGAGGATTACAAAATTTCTCAAACG TGGTGCAAAAAAGATCTTGAGAAAAATATCCCTTCCATCATGCCTAATGGTCCTGAAATAGCTAGTCCTGGTAGTCACGGCGAGGGTACTTCTCGTGGTAATAATAACCATGATCAAAGTACATATGATAAGAATAATTATATTGCTAGACCTCCAATATTCAATGGAGACTCTACTGAATTTTAA